One genomic region from Pelorhabdus rhamnosifermentans encodes:
- the leuB gene encoding 3-isopropylmalate dehydrogenase, whose translation MSYDVAVIGGDGIGPEIVAEAQRVLQAALKQYGKSAEFTSCLAGGAAIDAVGHPLPKETLAAAHKADAVLLGAVGGPQWDTVEPELRAEKAILGLRQSLELYANLRPIRVPAILAERSPLKAEKVTGVDILIVRELSGGIYYGERQEGAVQDGVEQAFDKESYSVPEIERITRFAFRAAKLRRNKVTSVDKANVLATSRLWRRTVEKLAATEPEIKVNHLYVDNCAMQLILAPKQFDVIVTNNLFGDILSDEAAVIAGSIGMLPSASIGSGTGLYEPIHGSAPDIAGRGLANPLGTILSAALLLRYSLKEEAAACLIEAAVDKVLEEGYGTIDLVQSGMTQVTTSEMGRLVERQIGKI comes from the coding sequence ATGAGTTATGATGTTGCAGTCATTGGCGGCGATGGAATCGGTCCGGAAATCGTAGCTGAAGCGCAGCGCGTACTTCAAGCGGCACTCAAGCAGTATGGAAAATCGGCTGAGTTTACGTCTTGTCTAGCAGGAGGTGCGGCCATTGATGCTGTCGGTCATCCCTTGCCTAAAGAGACGCTGGCAGCAGCGCACAAGGCTGATGCCGTACTGCTTGGTGCTGTGGGCGGACCTCAATGGGATACTGTCGAGCCGGAACTACGGGCGGAAAAGGCCATTTTAGGGTTACGGCAGTCATTGGAGCTTTATGCAAATTTACGCCCCATTCGGGTACCTGCCATACTTGCGGAACGTTCTCCCCTCAAGGCTGAAAAGGTTACAGGTGTGGATATTCTCATTGTTCGGGAATTGAGTGGTGGCATTTATTATGGTGAACGGCAGGAAGGGGCTGTGCAGGATGGTGTGGAACAGGCATTTGACAAGGAAAGTTACAGTGTGCCTGAAATAGAACGGATTACGCGGTTTGCTTTTCGAGCGGCAAAGTTGCGTCGGAATAAGGTGACATCTGTTGATAAGGCCAATGTTTTGGCAACGTCACGTTTATGGAGACGGACAGTTGAAAAATTGGCAGCAACTGAACCGGAGATTAAGGTCAATCACTTGTACGTTGATAATTGTGCCATGCAGCTGATTTTAGCGCCCAAGCAATTTGATGTGATTGTGACAAATAATTTGTTTGGTGATATTTTAAGTGATGAGGCGGCCGTGATTGCCGGGTCGATTGGCATGTTGCCTTCGGCAAGTATTGGTAGCGGTACGGGGCTTTACGAGCCTATTCACGGTTCGGCACCGGATATTGCGGGCCGTGGTCTGGCCAATCCTCTGGGAACAATTCTTTCTGCTGCGCTTTTACTGCGTTATTCTTTAAAGGAAGAAGCAGCAGCTTGCCTGATTGAGGCGGCTGTAGATAAGGTACTTGAAGAAGGGTATGGTACAATTGATTTAGTTCAATCGGGTATGACGCAAGTGACAACAAGCGAAATGGGAAGGCTTGTTGAACGCCAAATAGGTAAAATTTAA
- the asnB gene encoding asparagine synthase (glutamine-hydrolyzing): MCGITGWIDWEKPVKQVEPILSAMVETLAVRGPDASGTYLKGCTALGHRRLSVVDPIGGAQPMIRRQGDYEYAITYNGELYNTSEIQHELVLKGHSFTTHSDTEVLLKAYMEWGPECVEKFNGIFAFAIWDEKEQRLFMARDRIGVKPFFYAKRGALFLFGSEVKALLAHPLIQPIVDSEGLAEIFALGPARTPGHGIYLGVHELKAGHMAIYTKAGLNIRRYWSLESKEHEDSFDKTVDTVRTLVQDAVVRQLVADVPVCTLLSGGLDSSALTAIVVNEYRKQGGEKLHTYSVDYPDNEQFFTANAFQPNSDTPWVKRMADFLQTHHHNIIVTIPELAQTLQAATIARDFPGMADVDTSLYLFCKEIRKGATVALSGECADEIFGGYPWFRRPDMIAADTFPWSNHVAYRSEWLRPEIRDYIKPEAYSRARYEEALAEVPALPGEEKAAARMREIFYLSLTRFMPTLLDRKDRMSMAFGLEVRVPFCDHRIVDYVWNVPWPMKNYQDREKGLLRHALTGWLPEDVLWRKKSPYPKTYHPLYYELVKTEALEIINDTQAPLNRFIDGNKIRQYAQTDEPNANIPWFGQLMSKVQLFAYLIQVNAWLKTYHVEVV; the protein is encoded by the coding sequence TTGTGTGGAATAACAGGTTGGATTGACTGGGAAAAGCCTGTCAAACAGGTGGAACCGATTCTTTCGGCTATGGTGGAGACTTTGGCCGTGCGAGGACCGGATGCGTCAGGGACGTATCTCAAAGGCTGTACAGCCCTGGGTCACCGCCGTCTCAGTGTGGTTGACCCTATCGGGGGAGCGCAGCCAATGATTCGGCGGCAAGGTGATTACGAATATGCCATTACTTATAATGGTGAACTTTATAATACTTCGGAAATTCAGCATGAATTGGTGCTGAAAGGACATTCTTTTACGACCCATTCGGATACGGAAGTGTTGTTAAAGGCCTATATGGAGTGGGGACCTGAGTGTGTTGAGAAATTTAATGGCATTTTTGCCTTTGCCATTTGGGATGAGAAAGAGCAGCGATTGTTTATGGCGCGGGATCGTATTGGTGTCAAACCTTTTTTCTATGCGAAGCGGGGAGCATTATTTCTGTTTGGTTCAGAAGTAAAGGCTCTCTTAGCTCATCCGTTGATTCAGCCTATTGTCGATAGTGAAGGTTTGGCGGAAATTTTTGCCCTTGGACCGGCTCGGACTCCGGGTCATGGTATTTATTTAGGTGTTCATGAATTAAAAGCTGGCCATATGGCGATTTATACCAAAGCAGGACTAAATATCCGACGCTATTGGTCGTTAGAATCGAAAGAACATGAAGACAGTTTTGACAAAACTGTTGACACGGTGCGTACTTTGGTCCAAGATGCCGTTGTTCGTCAATTAGTTGCTGATGTGCCTGTATGTACGTTACTTTCCGGTGGACTGGATTCTAGTGCTTTAACTGCCATTGTTGTGAATGAATATCGTAAACAGGGGGGAGAGAAGCTTCATACTTATTCAGTGGATTACCCAGACAATGAGCAATTTTTTACAGCGAATGCTTTTCAGCCCAACAGTGATACTCCCTGGGTTAAGCGAATGGCAGACTTTTTGCAAACTCATCATCATAATATTATTGTCACCATTCCTGAACTTGCCCAAACTCTTCAAGCGGCTACGATTGCCCGCGATTTTCCGGGCATGGCTGACGTGGATACATCACTTTATCTGTTTTGCAAAGAAATACGTAAGGGTGCTACGGTTGCGCTTTCTGGCGAGTGTGCTGATGAAATATTCGGGGGGTATCCTTGGTTTCGCCGTCCTGACATGATTGCGGCAGATACTTTTCCCTGGTCTAATCATGTAGCTTATCGAAGTGAATGGCTGCGACCGGAGATACGTGATTATATTAAACCCGAGGCCTATTCGCGCGCGCGCTATGAAGAGGCTCTTGCTGAAGTTCCTGCCTTGCCTGGCGAGGAAAAGGCAGCAGCCAGGATGAGAGAAATTTTCTATTTGAGTTTAACGCGGTTTATGCCAACGTTGCTTGATCGAAAAGATCGGATGAGTATGGCTTTTGGGCTGGAAGTGAGGGTTCCCTTCTGTGATCATCGCATTGTCGATTATGTTTGGAATGTTCCCTGGCCGATGAAAAATTACCAAGACCGCGAAAAGGGTTTACTTCGTCATGCTTTGACAGGCTGGCTGCCTGAAGATGTATTATGGCGCAAGAAAAGCCCCTATCCGAAGACTTATCATCCTTTATATTATGAATTAGTAAAAACAGAGGCTTTGGAGATTATTAATGATACTCAGGCACCGCTCAATCGGTTTATTGATGGGAATAAAATTCGCCAGTATGCTCAGACGGATGAGCCGAACGCGAATATTCCCTGGTTTGGACAGCTCATGAGTAAGGTGCAGCTCTTTGCCTATCTTATTCAGGTAAACGCTTGGCTGAAGACCTATCACGTTGAGGTTGTTTAG
- the leuD gene encoding 3-isopropylmalate dehydratase small subunit, giving the protein MLTGKVWRYGDNVDTDVIIPARYLVTAEPRELAKHCMEDIDASFAGKVAAGDILVAGRNFGCGSSREHAPLAIKGCGVPCVIAESFARIFYRNAINIGLPMLEIGTQVKEIHAGDELEIDLAAGQIHNVTTGDTFQAEPLPEFIQKIVTAGGLIEYLKEAES; this is encoded by the coding sequence ATGTTAACGGGAAAAGTATGGCGTTATGGAGATAATGTAGATACAGATGTGATTATTCCTGCTCGTTATTTAGTGACAGCTGAACCACGAGAATTGGCCAAACATTGCATGGAAGATATTGATGCGTCTTTTGCCGGAAAGGTAGCAGCAGGCGATATTTTAGTGGCAGGTCGGAATTTTGGCTGCGGTTCGTCACGGGAACATGCGCCTCTTGCTATCAAAGGTTGTGGCGTACCTTGCGTGATTGCGGAGAGCTTTGCACGAATTTTTTACCGTAATGCCATTAATATTGGGCTTCCCATGCTGGAAATCGGTACTCAAGTTAAGGAAATTCATGCCGGAGACGAACTGGAAATCGATTTAGCTGCTGGACAGATTCATAATGTGACAACCGGAGATACTTTTCAGGCTGAACCTCTGCCGGAATTTATTCAAAAAATTGTTACAGCCGGTGGATTGATTGAATATCTCAAGGAGGCGGAATCATGA
- the leuC gene encoding 3-isopropylmalate dehydratase large subunit, with translation MRSMTMTEKILASHAGMDSVEPGQLIECHVDIVLGNDITTPPAIKEFNRIGKGVFDKDKIVLVPDHFVPNKDIKSAEMVRAVREFARKHDITHFFEVGRMGIEHVLLPESGLVAPGEVIIGADSHTCTYGALGAFATGVGSTDMGAAMATGRTWFKVPSSIKVDVIGKLPRWVSGKDVILTLISRVGVEGARYQSLEFIGPGIQELTMADRFTISNMAIEAGAKNGIFPVDEQTEKYLAGRTNKVWNKVVADVGAAYDRQITLDLSALRPVVALPHLPENVKAAIDLSDTAIDQVVIGSCTNGRIEDLAQAAEIFQGRKVHPKVRTIIIPGSQAVYLEAVKKGYVEIFITAGAVVSTPTCGPCLGGYMGILAKGEKAVSTTNRNFRGRMGHIDSEIYLAGPAVAAASAIAGKIASPEEVFVC, from the coding sequence ATGAGATCGATGACGATGACGGAAAAAATTTTAGCCAGCCATGCCGGAATGGACAGTGTAGAGCCAGGGCAGCTTATTGAATGTCACGTAGATATTGTTCTTGGTAACGATATTACAACGCCGCCAGCCATTAAGGAATTTAACAGAATTGGCAAAGGGGTTTTTGATAAAGACAAGATTGTTCTTGTACCTGATCACTTTGTACCTAATAAAGACATTAAATCCGCTGAAATGGTGCGTGCTGTTCGGGAATTTGCCCGCAAGCATGATATTACCCATTTTTTTGAGGTGGGGCGCATGGGCATTGAACATGTGTTGCTACCTGAAAGTGGCTTGGTTGCGCCAGGTGAGGTTATTATTGGCGCTGATTCTCATACCTGTACCTATGGCGCATTGGGGGCTTTTGCAACAGGTGTCGGTTCCACAGATATGGGAGCTGCTATGGCGACAGGCCGTACGTGGTTTAAAGTGCCCTCGTCCATTAAAGTTGATGTCATTGGAAAATTACCGCGGTGGGTGAGTGGTAAGGATGTTATTTTGACGCTCATCAGTCGTGTCGGTGTTGAAGGCGCCCGTTATCAGTCACTGGAATTTATAGGTCCTGGTATCCAAGAGCTTACGATGGCTGATCGATTCACTATTTCTAACATGGCCATTGAAGCCGGGGCGAAAAATGGAATTTTTCCTGTTGATGAGCAGACGGAAAAGTATCTGGCAGGCCGGACGAACAAGGTGTGGAACAAGGTTGTGGCGGATGTTGGGGCGGCCTATGACCGTCAGATTACCCTGGATTTATCGGCATTACGGCCTGTTGTTGCTTTGCCGCATTTACCTGAAAACGTGAAAGCTGCTATCGATTTGTCTGATACGGCCATTGACCAAGTTGTCATTGGTTCCTGTACGAACGGACGGATTGAGGACTTGGCGCAAGCGGCTGAGATTTTTCAAGGAAGAAAGGTTCATCCGAAAGTTCGAACCATTATTATACCAGGCAGTCAGGCCGTTTATTTAGAAGCAGTGAAAAAAGGTTATGTTGAGATATTTATTACGGCGGGTGCTGTTGTGAGTACGCCTACTTGCGGTCCTTGTCTTGGCGGCTATATGGGCATACTTGCCAAGGGGGAAAAAGCTGTTTCCACAACGAATCGCAACTTCCGCGGTCGTATGGGACATATTGATAGTGAAATCTATCTGGCCGGTCCGGCTGTTGCGGCAGCAAGTGCTATTGCGGGTAAAATTGCAAGTCCTGAGGAGGTATTCGTATGTTAA
- the clpB gene encoding ATP-dependent chaperone ClpB codes for MKEDNYTQEALAVLQEAQQITALAYHQEMTTKHLLLSLCKEHDDLFDAVLEKCQVKRRALVKGAEKLVGSIPAVRGQETALRMGTDMLRVTAKASQIAQSMKDSLVGKEHLLLAVVEEGDKDVTALCTSLGLDAHKLRQAIMEYRASQGEGEGEYKELLKYGRDLTQLAKQGKIDPVIGRDEEIRRVVEILSRRTKNNPVLIGEPGVGKTAIVEGLARRIVAGDVPESLKDKMLYSLDLGSLLAGAKYRGEFEERLKKVLNQISHSDGYIILFIDEIHTVVGAGAAEGAMDAGNILKPMLARGELRCIGATTLNEYRKHIEKDAALERRFQPVLVNQPSVEDTISILRGLKERYEVHHGVRIKDAALVAAAVMSDRYITDRFLPDKAIDLIDESAAKLRTEIDSMPAELDEVSRRILQLQIEEQALKKEQDSTSQERLSGIEKEIAELQAESAALRQQWQNEKAGITKVRAIKAEMDQVRTEMEAAERVYDLNKLAELKYGRLPELEKAMQQQTQALQDSAEQKVLLKEEVDEDDIAKVVSRWTGIPVQRMLAGERQKLLSLEDTMHERVVGQDEAITAVTEAIIRARAGLKDPTRPIGSFIFLGPTGVGKTELAKTLAEVLFDDEKNIIRLDMSEYMEKHTVARLIGAPPGYVGYDEGGQLTEAVRRKPYSVILLDEIEKAHYDIFNILLQMLDDGRLTDSQGRTVDFKNTIIIMTSNLGSADILQEQDFSVAKAKVLDLLHKHFRPEFLNRIDDTIVFKALSQQQVGRIAELLLEQLNKRIQKQLKLTLSWEDSVPTYLARNGFDAQLGARPLRRFITRAVETRISQLIVQGEVADGSTIYLTADTELHFTIQGAAN; via the coding sequence ATGAAGGAAGATAATTATACACAAGAGGCCTTGGCCGTTTTACAGGAGGCACAGCAAATTACTGCGCTAGCCTATCATCAGGAGATGACGACTAAGCATTTGTTATTATCACTTTGTAAAGAGCACGACGATTTATTTGATGCAGTGTTAGAAAAATGCCAAGTGAAGCGCCGTGCTTTAGTAAAAGGTGCTGAGAAATTAGTTGGATCGATTCCAGCTGTACGCGGTCAGGAGACAGCACTTAGGATGGGCACGGATATGCTTCGTGTAACAGCGAAAGCCAGTCAGATTGCGCAATCCATGAAAGATAGTCTTGTTGGCAAAGAACATTTGTTGCTTGCTGTTGTCGAAGAAGGAGATAAAGATGTTACGGCCCTGTGCACATCACTCGGTCTTGATGCCCATAAATTGCGCCAAGCCATTATGGAGTACCGCGCAAGTCAAGGCGAAGGTGAAGGGGAATATAAGGAACTCTTGAAGTACGGACGTGACCTTACGCAGTTAGCCAAACAAGGAAAAATTGATCCAGTCATCGGCCGGGATGAAGAGATTCGGCGTGTTGTTGAGATTTTATCGCGGCGAACCAAAAATAATCCTGTCCTTATTGGCGAACCCGGTGTAGGGAAAACAGCCATTGTCGAGGGGTTGGCACGGCGTATTGTCGCAGGAGATGTACCGGAAAGTTTAAAAGATAAAATGCTTTATTCTCTTGATTTAGGTTCGCTTTTAGCGGGGGCTAAATATCGCGGTGAATTTGAAGAACGTCTTAAAAAGGTGCTCAATCAAATTTCTCATTCTGATGGTTATATTATTTTATTTATTGATGAAATCCACACTGTTGTGGGGGCAGGAGCTGCTGAAGGCGCGATGGATGCCGGCAATATTTTAAAGCCCATGCTGGCTCGTGGAGAATTACGCTGTATTGGGGCAACAACCCTGAATGAATATCGCAAGCATATCGAAAAGGATGCTGCTCTAGAAAGGCGCTTTCAGCCTGTTTTGGTCAACCAGCCTTCAGTGGAAGACACCATTTCTATTTTAAGAGGATTGAAAGAACGTTATGAAGTTCATCATGGCGTTCGTATTAAAGATGCTGCCCTTGTTGCGGCGGCCGTCATGTCTGATCGTTATATTACGGATCGTTTTTTGCCTGATAAAGCCATTGATTTAATCGATGAATCAGCGGCTAAGCTGCGTACCGAAATTGATTCTATGCCTGCTGAACTTGATGAGGTTTCGCGGCGTATATTGCAACTTCAGATTGAAGAGCAGGCCTTAAAAAAGGAACAAGACAGCACGTCACAGGAAAGGCTTTCAGGCATTGAAAAAGAAATTGCTGAGCTTCAGGCAGAATCGGCTGCGCTTCGACAACAGTGGCAGAATGAAAAGGCGGGAATTACGAAAGTCCGGGCCATTAAGGCTGAAATGGATCAGGTCCGCACGGAAATGGAAGCAGCCGAACGTGTTTATGATCTGAATAAATTGGCCGAACTGAAATATGGTCGGTTGCCTGAACTTGAGAAGGCCATGCAACAGCAAACTCAGGCATTACAAGACAGTGCTGAGCAGAAGGTATTGCTTAAGGAAGAAGTGGACGAAGACGATATTGCCAAGGTTGTCAGTCGCTGGACGGGGATTCCTGTGCAGCGCATGCTGGCAGGTGAAAGACAGAAGCTGCTTAGTCTGGAAGACACCATGCATGAACGCGTCGTTGGACAAGACGAGGCCATTACGGCTGTGACCGAAGCCATTATTCGGGCCAGAGCAGGATTAAAAGATCCGACGCGTCCGATTGGTTCGTTTATCTTTTTAGGGCCGACAGGTGTGGGGAAAACAGAGCTTGCCAAAACGCTTGCTGAAGTATTATTTGATGATGAAAAGAACATCATTCGTCTCGATATGAGTGAATATATGGAAAAACATACAGTCGCGCGGCTTATTGGAGCTCCTCCAGGTTATGTCGGCTATGATGAAGGGGGCCAATTAACTGAAGCCGTTCGGCGCAAACCCTACAGTGTCATCTTGCTTGATGAAATTGAAAAAGCCCATTATGACATTTTTAATATTTTGCTGCAAATGCTAGATGATGGTCGCTTAACAGATAGTCAAGGCCGGACTGTTGATTTCAAGAATACCATTATTATTATGACATCCAATTTGGGGTCAGCAGATATCTTACAAGAACAAGATTTTTCAGTGGCTAAGGCCAAAGTCTTAGATTTGCTTCATAAGCATTTTCGGCCGGAGTTTTTAAATCGTATTGATGATACGATTGTGTTCAAAGCACTGAGTCAGCAGCAGGTAGGACGAATTGCTGAATTGCTCCTCGAACAGCTTAATAAAAGAATACAAAAGCAGCTGAAGCTTACGCTGTCCTGGGAGGATTCAGTACCAACCTATTTGGCGCGCAATGGCTTTGATGCGCAGTTAGGCGCGCGTCCGCTCCGCCGGTTTATTACACGAGCTGTGGAAACGAGAATCAGTCAGCTTATTGTGCAGGGAGAAGTGGCTGATGGAAGTACCATTTACTTAACGGCGGATACAGAACTTCATTTTACTATTCAAGGGGCTGCGAATTAG
- the ilvD gene encoding dihydroxy-acid dehydratase, which produces MLSNEVKLGPTRAAHRSLFYAMGYTPDELEKPLIGIVNAQNEIIPGHMHLNTIAEAAKYGVLAAGGTPIEFPAIGICDGIAMGHSGMKYPLASRELVADSIEAMAIGHKFDGLILIPNCDKIIPGMLMAAARINIPAIVVSGGPMLPGRYEGRDISVSTVFEAAGKFASGKIDEQELSAIEHAACPGCGSCAGLFTANTMNCLTEALGLGLPGNGTIPAAYFGGRRALAKQAGHVMMNLVTKQILPRDILTKEAFLNAMAVDMGIGGSSNTVLHLTAIAHEAGIELPLELFDEISRKTPYITKLSPSGTHHMIDLNEAGGINAVLNELNKTGVIHPECKTVTGTIADRIEAGKILRSDVIHSIDAPYRNRGGIAILRGNLAEDGGVVKESAVKEDMLVFNGTAKVYNSEEEAIDAIMDNQVMDGNVVVIRYEGPKGGPGMREMLNPTAVITGMGLHVALLTDGRFSGATQGACIGHISPEAMEGGTIGLVKNGDAIHIDIPNRKLELLVSPEELARRKAAWVQPEPKVKTGYLSRYARLVTSANTGAVLK; this is translated from the coding sequence ATGTTAAGTAATGAAGTAAAACTCGGCCCCACCCGGGCGGCACACCGCTCGCTCTTTTATGCCATGGGCTATACACCTGATGAACTGGAAAAACCACTCATTGGTATTGTCAATGCGCAAAATGAAATCATCCCTGGCCACATGCATCTAAATACGATAGCAGAGGCAGCCAAATATGGTGTCCTGGCTGCTGGTGGGACACCGATTGAATTTCCAGCCATCGGCATCTGTGATGGCATCGCCATGGGACATAGTGGCATGAAATACCCTCTTGCGTCGCGCGAATTAGTTGCTGACAGCATCGAAGCCATGGCCATTGGCCACAAATTTGATGGTCTTATTCTCATCCCAAACTGTGATAAAATCATACCCGGTATGTTAATGGCTGCGGCCCGCATCAATATCCCTGCCATTGTCGTGAGCGGCGGCCCTATGCTGCCTGGCCGCTATGAAGGACGCGACATTAGCGTCAGCACGGTATTCGAAGCTGCCGGAAAATTTGCTTCAGGCAAAATTGACGAACAAGAACTCTCGGCAATTGAGCATGCCGCCTGCCCCGGCTGCGGTTCCTGTGCCGGACTATTTACAGCAAATACCATGAACTGCCTGACAGAAGCCTTAGGGCTCGGATTACCTGGCAACGGCACCATTCCAGCCGCCTATTTTGGTGGCCGACGCGCCTTAGCCAAACAGGCTGGTCACGTTATGATGAACCTCGTTACCAAACAAATCCTGCCGCGCGATATTTTGACAAAAGAAGCCTTTTTAAATGCTATGGCTGTTGACATGGGTATCGGCGGCTCTTCAAATACAGTCCTTCATTTGACAGCTATTGCACATGAAGCAGGTATTGAGCTCCCCCTTGAGCTGTTTGATGAAATTAGCCGTAAAACACCTTATATTACTAAACTAAGTCCCAGTGGCACACACCACATGATTGACCTCAATGAAGCCGGCGGTATTAATGCCGTATTAAATGAACTGAATAAAACAGGTGTCATCCATCCAGAATGTAAAACAGTAACAGGTACCATTGCCGATCGTATCGAAGCAGGTAAAATCCTACGCAGCGATGTCATTCACAGTATTGATGCCCCCTATCGTAATCGTGGCGGAATCGCCATACTAAGAGGCAATCTCGCCGAAGATGGTGGCGTTGTCAAAGAAAGTGCCGTAAAAGAAGATATGCTTGTCTTTAATGGCACAGCCAAGGTATATAATTCCGAAGAAGAAGCTATTGACGCCATCATGGACAACCAAGTCATGGATGGTAATGTGGTTGTCATCCGTTATGAAGGCCCCAAAGGGGGACCAGGCATGCGTGAAATGCTCAATCCTACAGCCGTCATTACAGGTATGGGCCTCCATGTTGCTTTATTAACAGATGGAAGATTCAGTGGTGCCACACAAGGCGCTTGTATCGGTCACATCTCCCCTGAGGCTATGGAAGGCGGCACAATTGGTTTAGTTAAAAACGGGGATGCCATTCATATTGACATTCCCAATCGTAAATTAGAACTCCTCGTCAGCCCGGAAGAACTTGCCCGCCGTAAAGCAGCCTGGGTTCAGCCTGAACCGAAGGTGAAAACAGGTTATCTCTCGCGTTACGCTCGTCTGGTGACATCAGCCAACACAGGTGCTGTATTAAAGTAA
- a CDS encoding MetQ/NlpA family ABC transporter substrate-binding protein has translation MKKFIGIFSLVLSFVFLLTGCGGNTANNSNNGTQAKTVLKVGATAVPHAEILNFVKPLLEKEGIDLQIVEFSDYVQPNTALADKELDANFFQHIPYLEKFASEHNLPLTYTVPVHIEPMGVYSKKVKNLADIASGAEIAVPSDPTNAGRALALLEKAGLIKLKEGVGIKATVSDIAENPKNLKFRELEAPLLPRALDDVTAAVINTNYALEAKLVPTKDALIIEDKNSPYVNILAIRKGDENRPEIQKLSKILNSDEVRKFIQDKYQGAVVPAF, from the coding sequence ATGAAAAAGTTTATTGGTATTTTTTCGTTAGTCTTATCTTTCGTATTTCTATTAACTGGCTGCGGCGGTAATACAGCAAATAATTCAAATAATGGGACTCAGGCTAAAACCGTTCTCAAAGTGGGGGCTACGGCTGTACCTCACGCGGAAATTCTAAACTTTGTGAAGCCGCTATTAGAAAAAGAAGGAATTGATTTACAAATTGTTGAGTTTAGTGATTATGTTCAGCCCAATACGGCATTAGCTGATAAGGAATTAGATGCTAACTTTTTTCAACACATTCCTTATTTAGAGAAATTTGCTTCAGAGCATAATTTGCCATTGACCTATACGGTTCCTGTACACATTGAGCCCATGGGTGTTTATTCGAAAAAGGTGAAAAACCTTGCTGACATTGCTTCGGGTGCTGAGATTGCTGTGCCGAGTGATCCGACAAATGCCGGACGGGCTTTGGCTTTGCTGGAAAAAGCCGGTCTGATTAAACTGAAAGAGGGCGTGGGTATTAAAGCGACAGTAAGCGATATCGCCGAGAACCCCAAAAATTTAAAGTTTCGTGAATTAGAAGCACCACTTTTGCCGCGGGCCTTGGATGATGTGACTGCCGCTGTGATCAACACGAATTATGCTCTGGAGGCCAAGCTTGTGCCAACAAAGGATGCACTTATTATTGAAGATAAGAATTCTCCTTACGTGAATATTTTAGCCATCCGGAAAGGTGACGAAAATCGTCCGGAGATTCAAAAGTTATCAAAAATCTTAAATTCTGATGAAGTAAGGAAATTTATCCAAGATAAATATCAAGGAGCTGTTGTACCAGCCTTCTAA
- a CDS encoding rhodanese-like domain-containing protein has translation MEQLLVIIIFLIIVLLITRITRHIRLSQVPLVSLDQVEVACHESRVLILDVRTTDEYHAGHILGALSLPFYELAERIDQVPRERPVYVICQTGRRSFQAVKFLMSQGYSQVFSVSQGMEKWRGPLVKETM, from the coding sequence ATGGAACAACTGCTTGTTATTATTATTTTCTTGATCATTGTTTTACTTATTACGCGTATTACGCGGCATATTCGGTTGAGTCAGGTTCCGCTGGTTTCTTTAGATCAAGTTGAAGTTGCCTGTCACGAATCGAGGGTACTCATTCTGGATGTACGAACAACAGACGAGTATCATGCGGGCCATATTTTGGGCGCTCTTTCACTTCCCTTTTATGAACTTGCTGAAAGAATAGACCAAGTACCAAGAGAGCGTCCTGTCTATGTTATTTGTCAGACTGGCCGACGAAGTTTTCAGGCCGTAAAATTTTTAATGTCCCAAGGCTATAGTCAAGTTTTTAGCGTATCACAAGGCATGGAAAAATGGCGGGGACCTTTAGTCAAAGAAACGATGTGA